In Microcoleus sp. FACHB-68, the following are encoded in one genomic region:
- a CDS encoding ferritin-like domain-containing protein, whose amino-acid sequence MKELDVKKTISLLNTIMEFELAGVVRYTHYSLMVTGPNRIPIVDFFKAQASESLIHAQQVGEILTGLEGHPSLRIAPMEESYKHAVRDILEESLNHERKALEMYKDLLHTVEDASVYLEEFARTQIGTEEMHNIEIKKMLRDFS is encoded by the coding sequence ATGAAAGAGCTGGACGTAAAGAAAACCATCAGCCTGCTAAATACCATCATGGAATTTGAATTAGCAGGGGTTGTGCGCTACACCCACTATTCTCTCATGGTGACTGGGCCAAATCGCATACCGATTGTAGACTTTTTTAAGGCTCAAGCCTCTGAGTCTTTAATTCATGCTCAACAAGTGGGAGAAATTCTCACCGGCTTAGAAGGGCATCCCAGTCTGCGAATCGCACCGATGGAGGAAAGCTACAAACACGCCGTGCGCGATATTTTGGAAGAAAGCCTCAACCATGAGAGAAAAGCCTTGGAGATGTATAAAGACTTGCTCCATACGGTTGAGGATGCTAGCGTTTATCTGGAAGAATTTGCTCGGACGCAAATTGGTACAGAGGAAATGCACAATATCGAAATTAAAAAGATGTTGCGCGACTTCAGTTAA
- a CDS encoding multicopper oxidase domain-containing protein, which yields MLDRKSLLLNRRRLLQFGIAGIGMSGAAIALPQLLGQRQKLAQAKVPPLPGDAPAINDTMHPMTMLRDFDWGTVKKVNGRTVREFQLIAGTSTIALNSAVTFNTWNVNNRVPGPTLRARQGDRVRVLFLNQGGHSHSLHFHGVHPSEMDGVKPIRHGAATIYEFDAEPYGVHLYHCHIEPVTRHINKGLYGMFIVDPPEDRPPADEMMLIMAGYDVNDDGKNELYAFNGVPDYYHHHPIPIYQNQLIRLYVLNMIEFDVAATFHLHANMFQVYRTGRTLTPAEETDVITMGTAERHILEFSFKYPGKFMFHPHQDAMAEHGCMGQFEVIKPA from the coding sequence ATGCTTGACCGGAAATCACTCCTTTTAAATCGTCGCAGATTGCTGCAATTCGGAATCGCCGGCATCGGGATGAGTGGCGCGGCGATTGCATTGCCTCAACTGTTAGGGCAGCGCCAAAAGCTGGCCCAGGCGAAAGTGCCGCCCCTCCCTGGCGATGCGCCGGCAATTAACGACACGATGCATCCAATGACGATGCTGCGGGATTTTGACTGGGGAACGGTTAAGAAAGTGAACGGGCGAACGGTTCGGGAATTTCAGCTCATTGCCGGCACCTCTACGATTGCCTTAAACAGCGCTGTAACGTTTAATACATGGAATGTTAACAATCGCGTACCTGGCCCAACTCTGCGGGCGCGGCAAGGTGATCGCGTGCGTGTCCTGTTTTTAAATCAGGGGGGACATTCCCACTCGCTGCACTTTCATGGGGTTCACCCGTCAGAAATGGATGGAGTGAAACCGATTCGTCACGGCGCGGCAACGATTTACGAGTTTGATGCCGAACCCTATGGCGTCCATCTTTATCACTGCCATATTGAGCCGGTGACGCGCCACATTAATAAAGGTTTGTATGGGATGTTTATTGTCGATCCGCCGGAAGATCGTCCTCCCGCTGATGAAATGATGCTGATCATGGCCGGCTATGACGTGAATGACGACGGCAAAAATGAGCTTTACGCCTTTAATGGCGTGCCGGATTATTACCACCACCATCCCATCCCAATTTATCAAAATCAGCTAATTCGGCTGTATGTCCTGAACATGATTGAGTTTGATGTGGCGGCAACGTTTCACTTACACGCCAATATGTTCCAGGTTTACCGCACAGGTCGCACGCTTACGCCGGCTGAAGAAACGGATGTGATTACAATGGGCACGGCTGAACGGCACATTCTGGAGTTTTCGTTTAAGTATCCGGGGAAATTTATGTTTCACCCACACCAAGATGCGATGGCGGAACACGGCTGCATGGGGCAGTTTGAGGTGATTAAACCGGCTTAG
- a CDS encoding helix-hairpin-helix domain-containing protein, which yields MLGFRSLFLTVATAGLIGLAGCNDANTTNNTATETTPAATNTETTDHSGHAGGKKKVNINTAILSELDKFEAQLGVPALSNKIQASRPYGSPEDLVSKKVITQQQFDQIKDQVTIEDIVLTGEAKDVDYMTKLGLMKGHLIVAKELLDQQKPDQAEPHIGHPVEEIYVDVEEQLEERKVKEFKTTLIGLQDQLKSNPKNEKIGANFETSMQAVDGAIQGLPEAQRTSPKFVLQVINGLLEAADAEYGAAVANNKITADIEYQDSRGFVNYANTLYKNISQQMAKENPDAHKQIQTSMAELTKAWPSVTAPAAPVKTPEQVSQLIATIGQNSQKVVK from the coding sequence ATGCTTGGCTTTCGTTCTTTATTTCTAACGGTTGCAACTGCCGGCTTAATAGGGCTTGCCGGTTGTAATGATGCTAATACCACCAATAACACCGCGACTGAGACAACGCCGGCAGCAACGAACACGGAAACAACGGATCACAGTGGTCATGCCGGCGGCAAGAAGAAAGTTAACATTAACACCGCTATTTTGTCCGAGTTAGATAAATTTGAAGCGCAACTGGGTGTGCCGGCGCTATCTAATAAAATTCAAGCGAGTCGTCCTTATGGTTCTCCAGAGGACTTAGTTTCTAAAAAAGTCATTACGCAGCAACAATTTGACCAAATTAAAGACCAGGTGACAATAGAAGATATTGTTCTCACTGGTGAAGCGAAAGATGTCGATTACATGACCAAATTGGGTCTGATGAAAGGACACCTGATCGTTGCCAAAGAACTTTTAGATCAGCAAAAACCCGACCAAGCAGAACCTCACATCGGCCACCCCGTTGAAGAAATTTATGTGGATGTGGAAGAACAGTTAGAAGAGCGCAAGGTTAAAGAATTTAAAACAACTTTAATTGGTTTGCAAGACCAACTCAAATCAAATCCTAAAAATGAAAAAATTGGGGCTAATTTTGAGACTTCTATGCAGGCGGTAGATGGAGCGATTCAGGGACTTCCAGAAGCGCAACGTACATCTCCTAAATTTGTGTTGCAAGTCATCAATGGATTGTTAGAAGCTGCTGATGCTGAATATGGAGCAGCGGTTGCTAATAATAAAATTACCGCCGATATTGAGTATCAAGATTCTCGCGGGTTTGTTAACTATGCCAATACGCTCTATAAAAATATTTCTCAGCAAATGGCGAAGGAAAACCCAGACGCTCATAAACAGATTCAAACCAGCATGGCTGAACTCACAAAAGCTTGGCCTTCTGTAACTGCGCCTGCTGCGCCGGTGAAAACCCCAGAACAAGTTTCCCAATTGATTGCAACCATTGGGCAGAACAGCCAAAAAGTGGTGAAATAA
- the pruA gene encoding L-glutamate gamma-semialdehyde dehydrogenase, with the protein MVVQISNSTYEAKTQEIAKQLLAATKENRSFFAQIRDQMRPDDKLLAWAMSNPGLRVQLFRFIDCLPALRSKPEIAHHLQEYLTAEEVELPAALKGLISFSGGDSMAGQVAATTVSTAVETLAHKYIAGANIKEVIKTIERLRKDKMAFTIDLLGEAVITEIEAQSYLDRYLELITQLSEVAKKWSTVPAIDQADGEDIPRVQVSVKLTAFYSQFDALDPKGSEARVSDRIRTLLRHAEEAGAAVHFDMEQYCYKDLTLAILKQILMEAEFRNRTDIGITIQGYLRDSEKDLRDLIEWAKQRGNPVTVRLVKGAYWDQETIKALQKDWPQPVYNDKAATDANFEKITQILLENHEYLYAAIGSHNVRTQARAMAIAETLNIPKRRFEMQVLYGMGDKLAKGLADRGYRVRVYCPYGDLLPGMAYLIRRLLENTANSSFLRQNMEDRPIEELLAPPSPNGKDSIHRGSPVFPNVADTDYANAKLRQEAQQALESVRQQLGKTYLPLINGEYQNTAQMVDSINPSDPNEVIGKIGLMSVEQAQQAIQAAKDAFAGWRKTPVRERAGVLRKAAELMEKRRHELSAWMLFEVGKPLRECDGEVSEAIDFCRYYADEMERLEQGHHYDIAGETNRYNYQPRGISLIVSPWNFPLAIPTGMTVASLVAGNCTLLKPAEVSTVIAAKLAEILVEAGIPKGVFQYVPGKGSSVGSYMVKHPDVHMITFTGSQEVGCQIYADAAILQPGQKHLKRVIAEMGGKNAIIVDESADLDQAVAGVVHSAFGYSGQKCSACSRVIVLEPIYDTFVQRLVEATRSLNVGPAEAPSTQVGPVIDANAYDRIRDYIEKGRTEAEVALEMPAPGTGYFIGPVIFTNVSPTAKIAQEEIFGPVLSVMPAKNFQEAINFANGTNFALTGGIYSRTPSHIQQAEVEFEVGNLYINRGITGAIVSRQPFGGFKLSGVGSKAGGPDYLLQFLEPRTVTENIQRQGFAPIEGVD; encoded by the coding sequence GTGGTTGTACAAATATCCAATAGCACCTACGAAGCTAAAACCCAAGAAATTGCGAAACAACTATTAGCCGCAACGAAAGAAAATCGTTCCTTTTTTGCCCAGATCCGCGACCAAATGCGCCCGGATGATAAATTGCTGGCTTGGGCGATGAGTAACCCTGGTTTGCGGGTGCAACTGTTTCGCTTTATTGACTGCTTGCCGGCACTCCGCAGCAAACCGGAAATTGCCCATCACCTGCAAGAATACCTAACCGCTGAAGAAGTGGAACTGCCGGCAGCCCTCAAAGGCTTGATTAGTTTTAGCGGGGGCGATTCGATGGCGGGACAGGTGGCGGCAACCACGGTATCCACAGCCGTCGAAACTTTAGCCCATAAGTACATTGCCGGCGCAAATATTAAGGAAGTGATCAAGACAATTGAACGCCTGCGTAAGGATAAAATGGCGTTCACGATTGACTTGTTAGGCGAAGCCGTGATTACGGAAATTGAGGCACAATCTTACCTGGATCGCTATCTGGAACTGATCACCCAACTCAGTGAGGTGGCGAAAAAGTGGTCAACCGTGCCGGCCATTGATCAAGCAGATGGCGAAGATATCCCACGAGTTCAGGTATCTGTCAAGTTAACCGCCTTTTACTCGCAATTTGACGCCCTCGATCCCAAAGGAAGTGAAGCCCGCGTGAGTGATCGCATCCGCACGCTGCTGCGCCACGCCGAGGAAGCCGGTGCGGCGGTTCACTTTGACATGGAACAGTATTGCTATAAAGATTTAACCCTGGCAATTCTGAAGCAAATCCTCATGGAAGCGGAATTCCGCAACCGCACAGATATCGGCATCACCATCCAAGGCTATCTGCGCGACAGTGAAAAAGACTTGCGGGATTTGATTGAATGGGCGAAACAGCGGGGTAATCCTGTTACCGTCCGCTTGGTAAAAGGGGCGTATTGGGATCAGGAAACGATTAAAGCCCTGCAAAAAGATTGGCCCCAGCCGGTTTATAACGATAAAGCGGCAACGGATGCCAATTTTGAGAAAATCACCCAAATTTTGCTGGAAAATCACGAGTATCTGTATGCCGCGATTGGTAGCCATAACGTGCGAACCCAAGCGCGGGCGATGGCAATTGCAGAAACCCTGAATATTCCCAAGCGCCGGTTTGAGATGCAAGTCCTCTACGGCATGGGCGATAAACTGGCGAAAGGCTTAGCAGATCGGGGTTATCGCGTCCGCGTTTACTGTCCTTACGGCGATCTTCTCCCCGGCATGGCGTACCTGATTCGCCGGCTGCTGGAAAATACGGCAAATAGTTCTTTCTTGCGGCAAAACATGGAAGATCGCCCGATTGAGGAATTATTAGCGCCGCCTTCCCCGAATGGCAAAGACTCAATCCATCGCGGTTCGCCCGTCTTCCCCAATGTCGCCGATACCGACTATGCCAATGCCAAATTGCGGCAAGAAGCCCAGCAAGCGCTGGAATCTGTGCGTCAGCAGTTGGGTAAAACCTATTTGCCGCTGATTAATGGGGAATATCAAAATACTGCACAAATGGTGGATTCTATCAATCCATCCGATCCGAATGAAGTGATTGGCAAAATCGGGCTGATGTCTGTGGAACAGGCACAGCAAGCGATTCAAGCAGCGAAGGATGCGTTTGCGGGTTGGCGAAAAACGCCGGTGAGGGAACGCGCTGGGGTACTGCGGAAGGCGGCGGAGTTGATGGAAAAGCGCCGGCATGAATTGTCTGCTTGGATGCTGTTTGAAGTCGGAAAACCGCTGCGGGAGTGTGATGGGGAAGTCTCGGAGGCGATTGACTTCTGCCGGTATTATGCCGATGAAATGGAACGGCTGGAACAAGGACATCACTATGATATTGCCGGCGAAACCAACCGCTATAATTACCAGCCGCGCGGTATTTCGCTGATTGTTTCTCCCTGGAATTTCCCGCTTGCGATTCCCACCGGCATGACGGTTGCCTCTCTGGTTGCCGGCAACTGCACTTTATTAAAGCCGGCGGAAGTTTCAACCGTAATTGCGGCAAAATTAGCGGAAATTCTGGTAGAAGCCGGCATCCCGAAAGGTGTCTTCCAATATGTTCCCGGCAAAGGTTCTAGCGTCGGTTCTTACATGGTGAAACACCCCGACGTTCACATGATTACCTTCACAGGTTCTCAAGAAGTGGGTTGCCAAATCTACGCCGATGCCGCAATTTTGCAACCGGGACAAAAACACCTGAAACGGGTGATTGCGGAGATGGGCGGCAAGAATGCGATTATTGTCGATGAGAGTGCCGACTTGGATCAAGCGGTTGCCGGGGTCGTGCATTCCGCATTTGGCTACAGTGGGCAAAAATGCTCAGCCTGTTCGCGGGTAATTGTGCTGGAACCGATTTATGATACGTTCGTGCAGCGCTTAGTTGAGGCAACACGTTCGCTGAATGTTGGCCCAGCAGAAGCACCGAGTACCCAAGTCGGGCCGGTGATCGATGCCAACGCTTATGATCGCATCCGGGATTACATTGAGAAGGGACGCACAGAAGCTGAGGTTGCCTTAGAAATGCCGGCACCAGGTACGGGATATTTTATCGGGCCGGTGATTTTTACGAATGTGTCACCCACTGCTAAGATTGCCCAAGAAGAAATTTTCGGGCCGGTGCTTTCTGTGATGCCGGCGAAGAATTTCCAAGAAGCAATCAATTTCGCAAATGGCACGAATTTCGCCCTCACTGGCGGCATTTATTCTCGCACGCCTTCCCACATTCAACAGGCAGAAGTTGAGTTTGAAGTCGGTAATCTTTATATCAACCGGGGGATAACCGGCGCAATTGTCTCGCGTCAGCCTTTCGGTGGGTTCAAGCTTTCCGGCGTTGGTTCCAAAGCCGGTGGCCCAGATTACCTGCTACAATTCCTCGAACCTCGAACAGTGACGGAGAATATCCAGCGTCAAGGGTTTGCGCCGATTGAAGGAGTGGATTAG
- a CDS encoding ABC transporter ATP-binding protein, whose amino-acid sequence MSFSTSYPQTPNAHSRDAGLVVKDLVFAYPKQEPVLRSVSFTLNQGERVALLGPTGCGKSTLLDHLIGLKQAKSGDIWIQGTRLEPATLPQVRRQVGFCFQDANDQLFMPTILEDITFGPRNYGVPPAVAVDKARQLLAEFGLEACANRSAHELSGGQKRLAALAAILALEPSVLILDEPTTGLDPAWRRHLAKVLCQLPVQVLLIASHDLNWIRKTTDRAMVMGQGEIKLDRPTQELLQDGATLENYGLPVDY is encoded by the coding sequence TTGAGTTTCTCAACTTCTTATCCCCAAACCCCAAATGCTCATTCTCGTGATGCCGGCCTTGTTGTTAAGGATTTAGTCTTTGCTTATCCTAAACAAGAGCCGGTTTTGCGTAGCGTTTCTTTTACCCTCAATCAAGGTGAGCGAGTCGCCCTTCTCGGCCCGACAGGTTGTGGCAAAAGCACTTTATTAGACCATTTAATTGGCTTAAAACAAGCTAAATCTGGTGATATTTGGATTCAGGGAACGCGCCTAGAACCGGCAACCTTGCCCCAAGTGCGCCGGCAAGTTGGTTTTTGTTTTCAAGACGCGAATGATCAACTGTTTATGCCAACGATTTTAGAAGACATTACTTTCGGGCCACGCAACTACGGAGTCCCGCCGGCGGTTGCAGTTGATAAAGCCCGTCAGTTGTTGGCAGAATTCGGTTTAGAAGCCTGTGCAAATCGTTCTGCACACGAACTTTCTGGCGGTCAAAAACGCTTAGCTGCGCTTGCGGCAATTCTGGCATTGGAACCGTCTGTTTTAATTTTAGATGAACCCACAACCGGCCTTGATCCGGCATGGCGGCGTCACTTAGCAAAGGTGCTATGTCAGCTGCCGGTGCAGGTACTTTTAATTGCTTCCCATGATTTAAATTGGATTCGTAAAACAACTGACAGGGCGATGGTGATGGGTCAAGGTGAGATTAAGCTAGACCGGCCCACTCAAGAATTATTGCAAGATGGGGCGACGCTTGAGAATTATGGGCTGCCGGTGGATTATTAG
- a CDS encoding energy-coupling factor ABC transporter permease has translation MHIPDGFVSLPVAAATGIASAAAVAVSLARSREAYGIRQAPILGLTTAFIFAAQMINFPVAGGTSGHLLGGTLAAVMLGSPWAGTLCIATVLIIQAILFADGGITALGANVFNMGVIGVWVGWTLTQVLQRLLGGSRSRLPLAAGIAAGVSVVPAAVFCAIQLVLSGTAAPNLVLPAMSGVHILIGVGEGIITGGVLSYLATARPDLLPGEQPQLDKWVVPVVSVLLIAGVLSLAASGWPDGLEKVAEDLGFIELADNVRVPVPTPFADYGIEGLGPVGTSIAGILGSGASFGVAFGLAQLVKPKDA, from the coding sequence ATGCACATTCCTGATGGTTTTGTTTCTTTGCCCGTTGCAGCCGCAACCGGCATCGCCAGCGCAGCAGCCGTGGCAGTATCTCTGGCACGTTCTCGCGAAGCGTATGGGATTCGACAAGCACCCATTTTGGGCTTAACCACTGCCTTCATCTTTGCCGCCCAGATGATTAATTTTCCCGTTGCGGGGGGCACCAGCGGCCACCTGCTGGGAGGAACCCTAGCCGCCGTGATGCTGGGGAGTCCTTGGGCAGGGACGCTGTGCATCGCCACCGTTTTAATCATTCAAGCCATCTTATTTGCCGACGGCGGTATCACCGCCTTGGGAGCCAACGTGTTCAACATGGGGGTCATCGGCGTCTGGGTTGGCTGGACACTCACGCAAGTCTTGCAACGATTGCTGGGAGGATCGAGAAGCCGGCTGCCCTTGGCGGCTGGGATTGCTGCCGGCGTTAGCGTAGTGCCAGCAGCCGTATTTTGTGCCATTCAATTGGTGCTTTCCGGGACAGCCGCGCCCAACTTAGTGTTACCGGCAATGAGTGGTGTTCACATCCTAATCGGAGTAGGCGAAGGTATCATCACCGGCGGCGTGCTTTCTTACCTAGCAACCGCACGTCCCGATTTGCTACCAGGGGAACAGCCGCAATTAGATAAATGGGTGGTGCCGGTTGTCAGTGTTTTGCTCATCGCCGGCGTTCTTTCCCTAGCCGCTTCTGGATGGCCAGATGGCTTAGAAAAAGTGGCCGAAGACTTAGGTTTTATTGAGTTAGCTGACAATGTGCGAGTGCCGGTTCCCACTCCCTTTGCGGATTACGGCATCGAAGGATTAGGGCCGGTGGGTACTAGCATTGCCGGCATTTTGGGCAGTGGTGCGTCCTTTGGGGTGGCTTTTGGACTCGCCCAGCTAGTTAAACCCAAAGATGCGTAA
- a CDS encoding FTR1 family protein, whose amino-acid sequence MDFSSALPTFVITLREGVEAALVVGIVLACLKKAKASQLNPWVYAGVIAGIVASALVGLLFGVMIQALGTANQQYAPIIEPLLEGVFSVLAIIMLSWMLVWMTKQARFMKAQVEGAVSAALQNNSRAGWGVFSLIFIAVLREGFETVLFVVAKFQQGFIPALGALVGLGVAAGIGVLLFKWGVKINIGQFFRYMGILLLLIVAGLVVSSLGHFDTAINALAQMDRKSQSLCFYYERFAKVHSCVLGPIVWNTTKILPEDRFPGLLFNALFGYTDKLFLVQALGYGIFIITIGGIYFQSLAGRVFLPFLKSRRSAKESVSSQRD is encoded by the coding sequence ATGGATTTTAGTTCTGCTTTACCTACATTTGTCATCACCCTCCGAGAAGGTGTTGAAGCTGCTCTCGTTGTGGGAATTGTCCTGGCTTGTTTAAAAAAAGCAAAAGCAAGCCAGTTAAATCCTTGGGTTTATGCCGGCGTCATCGCAGGAATTGTTGCAAGTGCGCTGGTGGGTTTGCTCTTTGGCGTGATGATTCAAGCTTTAGGCACTGCCAACCAGCAATATGCACCGATTATTGAGCCGTTGCTAGAGGGCGTATTTAGCGTTTTAGCAATTATCATGCTCAGCTGGATGCTGGTGTGGATGACTAAGCAAGCACGGTTTATGAAAGCGCAAGTGGAAGGCGCAGTGAGTGCGGCGCTTCAAAACAATAGCCGTGCCGGTTGGGGGGTTTTTAGCTTAATTTTCATCGCCGTTTTAAGAGAAGGCTTTGAAACGGTTTTGTTTGTTGTTGCCAAATTTCAACAAGGTTTTATTCCGGCTTTAGGTGCCCTTGTTGGGTTAGGTGTTGCGGCAGGAATTGGCGTTTTACTATTCAAATGGGGCGTTAAAATCAATATTGGCCAATTTTTCCGCTACATGGGCATTTTATTGCTGCTAATTGTAGCCGGCCTGGTTGTTTCCTCACTCGGACATTTTGACACAGCCATTAACGCCCTAGCACAGATGGATCGTAAATCTCAATCCCTGTGTTTTTATTACGAACGGTTTGCCAAAGTTCACTCTTGCGTTCTCGGCCCTATCGTTTGGAATACAACCAAAATCTTACCAGAAGATCGCTTTCCGGGTCTTTTATTCAATGCTCTGTTCGGCTATACCGACAAACTGTTTTTAGTGCAAGCATTGGGTTACGGAATATTTATAATTACCATAGGCGGGATTTATTTCCAAAGCTTAGCCGGTCGGGTTTTCTTACCCTTCTTAAAAAGTCGGCGATCTGCTAAAGAATCGGTAAGCTCTCAGCGCGATTAA
- a CDS encoding energy-coupling factor transporter transmembrane protein EcfT, whose protein sequence is MGHSFPIIFRLRLSLIAVIGAALLKLGTWPLLGVYGAFALLWAFVLRTPLKALTQLLGAELIFLSLMALPLGWERASYLLVRSLICLLIVNSFLLSLPPHSFGIALKGLPLPAGLQQSVLLAGQYLEILLSEVTRMQRAAQCRGLSGPAGWLRYASAAMIGALYIRTLDRAERVYGAMVSRGYQGELPVDAKTTPKELAGLLGAASVAGGLTLASYLKF, encoded by the coding sequence ATGGGTCATTCCTTCCCGATTATATTTCGACTGCGGCTGTCGCTGATTGCTGTCATCGGGGCAGCTTTATTAAAACTCGGCACTTGGCCCTTACTCGGCGTCTATGGCGCTTTTGCGCTTTTGTGGGCATTCGTGTTGCGGACACCATTGAAAGCCCTCACCCAATTGCTGGGGGCAGAATTAATCTTTCTCAGCTTAATGGCATTGCCCTTGGGTTGGGAACGCGCCAGTTATTTGCTCGTTCGTTCCCTGATTTGTCTGCTGATTGTGAATAGCTTTTTATTAAGTTTGCCGCCTCACAGTTTTGGAATTGCGCTTAAAGGCTTACCCCTACCGGCAGGTTTGCAGCAAAGTGTGCTTTTAGCGGGACAATATTTAGAAATTTTGCTCTCAGAAGTCACCCGGATGCAACGCGCCGCCCAGTGTCGCGGATTATCTGGCCCTGCCGGCTGGTTGCGCTACGCCAGCGCTGCTATGATCGGGGCGCTTTATATCCGCACACTCGACCGTGCAGAACGCGTTTATGGTGCAATGGTTTCTCGTGGCTATCAGGGCGAACTGCCGGTTGATGCCAAAACGACACCGAAAGAACTGGCCGGTTTATTAGGGGCTGCCTCCGTTGCCGGTGGATTAACTTTAGCTTCTTACTTAAAATTTTGA
- a CDS encoding FTR1 family protein, giving the protein MDFSAALPTFVITLREGVEAALVVGIVLACLKKANASRLNSWVFAGILAGIVASALIGVLFSWAMQTLRTSNWTYAPVVEPLLEGGFCVVAIAMLSWMLIWMTQQAKSLKAEVEGAVSAALQQETAAAGWGVFGLIFIAVLREGFETVLFIVAKFQQGLMPALGSLAGLAGAAGIGVLLFKWGVKINIRRFFQVMGVFLLLIVSGLVISALKKFDAAGSILSQLQPQFANFCIAGSPSCILGPVVWDATNLLPDNQFPGVVLKALFGYRAKLYLAQAAGYILFLVTAGTLYFQSIAGRSIFSSKHLPSVENSVSSEPK; this is encoded by the coding sequence ATGGATTTTAGTGCTGCCCTGCCTACTTTTGTCATCACCCTGCGGGAAGGTGTTGAAGCTGCCTTAGTGGTGGGAATTGTGCTGGCTTGTTTGAAGAAAGCGAATGCCAGCCGGCTGAATTCTTGGGTATTTGCCGGCATTCTTGCAGGAATTGTTGCGAGTGCGTTGATAGGGGTTTTGTTCAGTTGGGCAATGCAAACTCTCCGCACTTCTAACTGGACTTATGCGCCGGTGGTTGAGCCTTTGTTGGAGGGTGGTTTCTGTGTCGTAGCGATTGCTATGCTCAGTTGGATGCTGATCTGGATGACTCAGCAGGCAAAATCTTTAAAAGCTGAAGTTGAAGGGGCTGTGAGTGCTGCCTTGCAACAAGAGACTGCCGCCGCCGGCTGGGGGGTTTTTGGCTTAATTTTCATCGCCGTTTTAAGAGAAGGCTTTGAAACCGTTTTGTTTATTGTGGCTAAATTTCAGCAAGGCTTGATGCCGGCACTCGGTTCCCTTGCCGGCTTAGCTGGGGCTGCCGGTATTGGCGTGCTGTTATTTAAATGGGGCGTGAAAATTAATATTCGCCGGTTTTTTCAAGTTATGGGCGTTTTTCTCCTCCTCATTGTTTCTGGCTTAGTGATTTCCGCCCTGAAAAAGTTTGACGCTGCCGGCAGCATTTTATCTCAGCTACAACCGCAATTTGCAAATTTTTGCATTGCCGGTTCTCCTTCTTGTATTTTAGGGCCGGTTGTTTGGGATGCGACGAATCTATTGCCCGATAACCAGTTTCCTGGTGTTGTTCTTAAAGCTCTATTCGGCTATCGCGCAAAGCTTTATCTCGCCCAAGCTGCTGGTTATATTTTGTTTCTAGTTACCGCCGGCACCCTTTATTTCCAAAGTATTGCAGGGCGATCAATTTTCTCCTCGAAACATCTCCCATCTGTTGAAAATTCTGTGAGTTCTGAACCCAAATAA
- a CDS encoding protochlorophyllide reductase codes for MEQNRKSTVVITGASSGVGLYAAKALAKRGWYVVMACRDLEKAQNAAQTVGMPQDSYTIQHIDLGSLDSVRQFISNFRTLGRPLDALVCNAAIYMPLIKEPLRSPEGYELTVTTNHLGHFLMCQTMLEDMKRSPAADKRMVILGTVTHNPDELGGKIPPRPDLGNLEGFAAGFQEPVSMIDGKKFEPVKAYKDSKVCNVLTMRELHRRYHESTGITFTSLYPGCVADTPLFRNHYPLFQKIFPWFQKNITGGYVSQELAGERVAAVVAEPEYKQSGAYWSWGNRQKKNGTSFVQKVSPQARDDEKGERMWDLSAKLVGLA; via the coding sequence ATGGAACAGAATCGGAAGTCAACGGTTGTCATCACCGGCGCATCCTCTGGGGTTGGCTTGTATGCCGCGAAAGCGCTTGCTAAACGGGGATGGTACGTTGTGATGGCTTGTCGGGATTTAGAAAAAGCCCAAAACGCTGCCCAAACCGTGGGAATGCCCCAGGATAGCTACACCATCCAGCACATCGATTTAGGCTCCTTGGATAGCGTTCGGCAATTTATCAGCAATTTTAGAACACTGGGCAGACCGCTGGACGCTTTAGTGTGCAACGCCGCCATTTATATGCCTTTGATCAAAGAACCGTTGCGAAGCCCGGAAGGCTATGAGTTGACGGTGACAACCAATCACCTTGGTCATTTCCTCATGTGCCAAACTATGCTTGAGGATATGAAGCGATCACCGGCAGCTGACAAGCGGATGGTTATTTTGGGAACCGTCACCCACAACCCGGATGAATTGGGTGGAAAGATTCCCCCACGTCCAGATTTAGGTAATTTGGAAGGTTTTGCAGCCGGATTTCAAGAGCCAGTTTCGATGATTGATGGCAAAAAGTTTGAGCCGGTTAAAGCCTACAAAGATAGCAAAGTTTGCAACGTTTTGACAATGCGAGAACTGCACCGGCGCTATCACGAATCAACCGGCATCACCTTCACTTCCCTTTATCCGGGATGCGTTGCAGACACGCCTTTATTCCGCAACCACTATCCGCTTTTCCAAAAAATATTCCCTTGGTTCCAAAAAAATATCACTGGGGGATATGTGTCTCAGGAATTAGCCGGCGAACGAGTTGCGGCGGTGGTTGCCGAGCCTGAATATAAGCAATCCGGTGCCTATTGGAGTTGGGGAAATCGCCAAAAGAAAAATGGCACCTCTTTTGTGCAAAAAGTCTCTCCCCAAGCCCGCGATGATGAAAAAGGCGAACGGATGTGGGATCTCAGCGCTAAGTTAGTTGGACTGGCGTAA